A genomic region of Glycine max cultivar Williams 82 chromosome 15, Glycine_max_v4.0, whole genome shotgun sequence contains the following coding sequences:
- the LOC100789936 gene encoding F-box/FBD/LRR-repeat protein At3g14710, which produces MNSIIATKRLPPEQTVVEGEGIISKLHESILGKILSFLPTTDAVHTSVLSKGWIHVWKSITGLQFNDALHPLGKKMQKEHFVCFVKKVILHLANSSIQSFSLCLTCYHYDSTLVSAWISSILQRGVQNLHIQYADEILFPSCSLFSCNSLVQLVLQMKCTISVPIFSSLPNLQNLSISGIRLVSESSNYSEDLILNFPVLKVLEARGCEWLTKQNIGIKAPLLERFSIAIWNSLSNKSHKSAIKIFAPNLADFSYGGDLEQEIILLNSASIHSASVVIVADEDKMTNVGKLGFQVHKLLAQIREVKQLKLLFYKVLMHARDIFTHLPAFSRLSYLQLNEVTGEALLNILNNCPILSSLVLQNGVSESNKDHVLTSASVPQCFLSSLKVFQFKEFNVREHELLLAKFVLANAAVLEQMIICTAFWLRYSEIDVEKVKDQILSFPKCSNLVMIQF; this is translated from the exons ATGAATTCAATCATTGCAACAAAAAGGTTACCTCCTGAGCAAACTGTGGTTGAAGGGGAAGGCATAATTAGCAAGTTGCATGAAAGCATTCTTGGTAAGATTCTGTCTTTCCTTCCAACTACAGATGCAGTTCACACTAGTGTGTTATCAAAAGGGTGGATTCATGTTTGGAAATCCATCACAGGCCTACAGTTTAATGATGCTTTGCACCCTTTGGGGAAAAAGATGCAAAAAGAACACTTTGTGTGTTTTGTGAAAAAGGTGATTCTTCACCTAGCCAATTCAAGCATCCAAAGTTTCTCTCTTTGTTTAACATGTTATCATTATGATTCAACCCTGGTAAGTGCATGGATTTCCTCTATCTTGCAAAGGGGTGTCCAGAATCTTCATATTCAGTATGCCGATGAAATCCTATTTCCTTCTTGTTCCCTCTTTAGTTGCAATTCTCTAGTGCAATTGGTGCTTCAAATGAAATGTACTATTAGTGTTCCAATCTTTTCTTCTCTCCCAAATCTTCAAAACCTTAGCATTTCTGGGATAAGGTTAGTGAGTGAATCCTCCAATTATtcagaagatctaattcttaaCTTTCCAGTTCTCAAAGTGCTTGAAGCTAGAGGATGTGAGTGGTTAACTAAGCAGAACATTGGTATCAAAGCACCTCTACTGGAAAGGTTTTCCATAGCAATATGGAACTCTCTATCAAATAAATCACATAAATCTGCCATCAAGATTTTTGCTCCCAATCTAGCAGATTTCTCTTATGGGGGTGATCTTGAGCAAGAAATCATTCTACTGAATTCAGCATCAATTCACAGTGCATCTGTTGTGATTGTTGCTGATGAAGACAAAATGACCAATGTTGGAAAACTTGGGTTTCAAGTACACAAGCTTCTTGCACAAATCCGTGAAGTGAAGCAattgaaattattgttttacaAG GTTTTGATGCATGCCAGAGATATTTTCACCCATCTACCAGCTTTTAGTAGGTTGAGTTATCTGCAACTAAATGAGGTCACTGGTGAAGCTCTGCTCAACATTCTGAACAATTGCCCAATTCTTAGTAGTCTTGTTTTACAAAAT GGAGTATCAGAATCAAATAAAGATCATGTCTTGACTTCTGCATCAGTGCCTCAGTGCTTCCTGTCTAGCCTCAAAGTTTTTCAGTTTAAGGAATTTAATGTGCGCGAGCATGAGCTTCTTTTGGCAAAATTTGTGTTGGCAAATGCAGCAGTCTTGGAGCAAATGATCATATGTACTGCTTTCTGGTTGCGGTATTCAGAAATCGACGTGGAGAAAGTCAAGGACCAGATACTATCTTTTCCAAAGTGTTCCAACTTAGTCATGATACAATTCTAA